The sequence AAGTTGTGAGAACAGTACATCGCTCAGGATTTGGGTGTCATCTTGGCACACGAATTACACTGGCATTGAGCAAAAGTTTTCAATGCAGAGTCAATGAGCTTTGAGTTAGAATATgctaatttatttaaatgttctttAATGTACTTAAAATAGAAAAGGGGCATGTATAtggctttttaattttgtatgtgGACACCTACTGCTGTTGATACTGTAGAGTACATATTTTGTCCATGTTCATTAAActgctctcctccccctccccattcccAATCCTCCCCCTTCTCAGCCTCCCCAACAAATGGATGTGTCATACGCTTCCCTTGACCTGAATGTGGGTCAGAAAGGTAGGAAGAAGCGCAGGAACAAACAGAACCCCAAGCGGGGTCAGAACTGGGCAGGCCAGGCCCAGGAGGACTTCCTAGAGGTGGACGTTGAGGTCGAGGCCACCCTGCCCTCCCGGAGCAGCAGCCCCATAGTGTCCCGCAACAGCATATACCTCAACAGCCACCAGGTGGcgctggagacagaggagcgggagagggagcgggaaTGGGAGCGGGAgtgggagcgggagagggagaggcaaagagagagggacatggTGAATAAGATGGATTTGGATGCTGTGCATGACGACCCCATGCGCTTCTTCAGCAGGGTCAATCAAAGCCAGGCCTTTGAGCCTGACAGCCAGTAACTGCGACAGGGGGAGGACTAGGAAGCAGACCACTCAGCAGCCTCAGCATCTATCTATCGACCCATCTGTCCATCCATTTCTTAACCTCAGTGATCGTAGTTCCTCTATTTACAGTGCAGGTTTATTACATGCTACACTGTAAATGTCTTGAGTGAGTGTTTACTTTACGTATTTTACGTGATAGTGCTGGTTCACGGTTCTGTCAA comes from Megalops cyprinoides isolate fMegCyp1 chromosome 3, fMegCyp1.pri, whole genome shotgun sequence and encodes:
- the LOC118775775 gene encoding uncharacterized protein LOC118775775, translating into MSPPNGCETGVYVGLALTLLALLISVCLNIIFYSLRRQNRRRTDLEEFIYPKPHLVISHEEEELPDNQENPIYGNISTERAGNDPEGDSPRVFYEHMKARCREEKPPQQMDVSYASLDLNVGQKGRKKRRNKQNPKRGQNWAGQAQEDFLEVDVEVEATLPSRSSSPIVSRNSIYLNSHQVALETEEREREREWEREWERERERQRERDMVNKMDLDAVHDDPMRFFSRVNQSQAFEPDSQ